The Clupea harengus chromosome 26, Ch_v2.0.2, whole genome shotgun sequence genome has a segment encoding these proteins:
- the pla2g6 gene encoding 85/88 kDa calcium-independent phospholipase A2, with the protein MFCHKSESYLLELEPSSLRISRLIFFLSRSMQFLGRLLDTVSSVSNLFSNPYRVRDVPLSEYSGGGRTRLKEEGRIVLYRNPPSQSWDCLLLCPETPATALRLFQVASEEDAMNWFPQYALKLRPFYEMVPSFKPETIQPIVDCLRSHPDWSSAHIAVDKGLRDCLKHNYVLSQINARDGQGQTPLHLACEQGEVGCVRELLDECQARTDIKDKNGDTPMHCAAKQDTAAVIEVLCCRLCAGVNDFNLAGETPLHVACRLGRAEAVKALLGGGGKCDVLGGNCYPIHAAMKYSQKGCAEAILTADPAQLQAEDPVYGGSPLHWSKTSEMTRMLLDRGCNVNYLSKTGESPLHIMTKKDRFEAAMVLLTHGGDPNILGPDGNTALHLAMKLDHMGLIKALIVFGADVEIHNALGETPGLIAARSSKGPNRKILLDMLCSVGAERCHPPAPDLLSPSRRAGTPGIGFEDIMHVSASIAAMSGGKGEVDGVKPGGRKLDRLLCLDGGGIKGLVLIQMLIAVEREAGRPVRELFDWVAGTSTGGILALAVIHGKSMEYLRCLYFRMKEQVFKGSRPYESAPLEDFLKKEFGENTKMSEVRHPRVMVTSVLADRHPGELHIFRNYDPPALQRDPPYASSATFKPLTTPEEQLVWRAARSSGAAPTYFRPMGRFLDGGLLANNPTLDAMTEIHHYNKALKVQGRGAEVQRLRVVVSLGTGKPPQVSVSSVDVFRPSNPLELAKSFVGAKELGKMLVDCCTDSDGCAVDRARSWCEMTDMIYHRFSPQLTQEVMLDEVSDAVLVDMLWETQMYLYEQRAQLQTLAQQLLKA; encoded by the exons ATGTTCTGTCATAAATCGGAAAGCTATCTGCTAGAACTAGAGCCAAGCAGCCTCAGGATCAGCAG acttattttttttttatcacggAGTATGCAGTTCTTAGGGCGTCTCCTGGACACGGTGTCCTCTGTGTCCAACCTATTCTCCAACCCATACCGGGTGAGGGATGTACCACTGTCAGAGTACAGTGGAGGGGGGCGGACgaggctgaaggaggagggCAGGATCGTTTTGTACCGGAACCCCCCCAGTCAGTCGTGGGACTGCCTGCTGCTGTGTCCTGAGACACCTGCCACTGCCCTCAG ATTGTTCCAGGTGGCTTCAGAAGAAGACGCCATGAACTGGTTCCCTCAGTATGCCCTCAAACTCCGCCCCTTCTATGAGATGGTCCCATCATTCAAACCCGAGACCATCCAGCCAATAGTGGACTGCCTCCGCAGCCATCCCGACTGGAGCTCCGCCCATATTGCAGTGGATAAAGGATTGAGGGACTGCTTGAAGCACAATTATGTCCTGAG ccAGATCAATGCTCGGGATGGCCAGGGGCAGACGCCGCTCCACCTGGCCTGTGAGCAAGGGGAAGTGGGCTGCGTTCGCGAGCTTCTCGACGAGTGCCAGGCTCGCACCGACATCAAAGACAAAAATGGAGATACGCCCATGCACTGTGCTGCCAAGCAGGACACGGCAGCTGTCATAGAG GTCCTGTGTTGTCGCCTGTGTGCCGGGGTGAACGACTTCAACCTGGCGGGGGAAACGCCGCTCCACGTGGCCTGCCGTCTGGGACGTGCGGAGGCGGTCAAGGCTTTGCTGGGAGGCGGGGGCAAGTGTGACGTTCTCGGAGGCAACTGTTACCCGATCCATGCGGCCATGAAGTACAGCCAGAAAGG ctGTGCGGAGGCCATTCTGACCGCTGACCCAGCTCAGCTCCAGGCAGAGGACCCCGTCTATGGAGGCTCTCCACTCCACTGGTCCAAGACCTCTGAG ATGACTCGGATGTTGCTGGATAGAGGCTGCAATGTGAACTACCTCAGTAAGACCGGGGAGAGCCCCCTCCACATCATGACCAAGAAGGACCGCTTTGAGGCGGCCATGGTCCTACTCACACATGGTGGGGATCCCAACATCCTCGGGCCAGACGGAAACACGGCCCTTCACCTCGCCATGAAG CTGGATCATATGGGCCTGATCAAGGCTCTGATAGTGTTTGGAGCTGATGTGGAGATCCACAACGCCCTGGGGGAGACACCCGGCCTCATCGCCGCCCGCAGCAGCAAAG GCCCCAACAGAAAGATTCTGCTCGACATGCTGTGTAGTGTAGGAGCTGAACGCTGCCACCCCCCGGCACCAGATCTGCTCTCCCCCAGCAGGAGAGCTGGGACTCCTGGCATAG GATTCGAGGACATCATGCACGTGTCGGCATCCATCGCGGCTATGAGCGGGGGAAAAGGGGAAGTGGACGGGGTCAAACCAGGAGGCAGGAA GCTGGACAGGTTGCTGTGTCTGGACGGAGGAGGGATCAAGGGTCTGGTTCTGATTCAGATGCTGATCGCTGTGGAGCGAGAGGCTGGGCGCCCAGTGAGAGAGCTCTTTGATTGGGTGGCGGGAACCAGCACTGGAGGAATACTGGCCCTGGCTGTTatacatg GTAAGTCCATGGAGTACCTGCGCTGCCTGTACTTCCGCATGAAGGAGCAGGTGTTCAAGGGGTCGCGACCCTACGAGTCCGCCCCCCTGGAGGACTTCCTGAAGAAGGAGTTTGGGGAGAACACCAAGATGAGTGAAGTCAGACACCCCAG GGTGATGGTGACAAGTGTCCTTGCTGACCGCCATCCAGGGGAGCTGCACATCTTTAGGAACTACGACCCCCCGGCTCTCCAACGTGACCCGCCGTATGCCTCCTCTGCCACCTTCAAGCCTCTCACCACCCCAGAGG AACAATTAGTTTGGCGTGCCGCCCGCTCCAGTGGTGCCGCCCCCACCTACTTCCGGCCAATGGGGCGCTTCCTGGACGGAGGGCTGCTGGCCAATAACCCCACACTAGACGCCATGACGGAGATTCACCATTATAACAAGGCCCTGAAAGTACAG ggGAGAGGGGCGGAGGTGCAGAGGCTGAGGGTGGTGGTGTCTCTGGGCACGGGGAAGCCCCCCCAGGTGTCCGTCAGCTCCGTGGACGTGTTCCGGCCCTCCAACCCCCTGGAGCTGGCCAAGTCCTTCGTGGGAGCCAAGGAGCTGGGCAAGATGCTGGTGgattgt tgcacaGACTCTGATGGCTGTGCGGTGGACAGAGCCCGTTCCTGGTGTGAGATGACTGACATGATCTACCACAG ATTCAGCCCTCAGCTGACGCAGGAGGTGATGCTGGACGAGGTGAGCGACGCGGTGCTGGTGGACATGCTCTGGGAGACGCAGATGTACCTGTACGAGCAGCGGGCCCAGCTCCAGACACTCGCCCAGCAGCTGCTGAAGGCCTGA
- the cbx6a gene encoding chromobox protein homolog 6a: MELSAVGDRVFAAEAILKRRVRKGQIEYLVKWKGWALKNSTWEPEENILDDRLVTAFEQKERQQELYGPKKRGPKPKNFVLKARAHAGETSSRATDPRLISRRSSSRPPSSRPPTSRPPSSTSTALVSAPASSSTSSSPAPSPKLNSLAATHKLKKDIRRCHRMSRRPLPRPDPLAPSSGSGSFPSRPPVSPFSETVRILNRRVKPREVKRGRIILNLKGSCMDKAGGGGPAARRAAIPSRNRIIGKRFGDVPYRPFQPPMKMTGFPMYGKPYGMQRIGSDSFQANAGMASNTEASIGGTSAPASASTPHAVPQYMSPPSPSSSSGSDSRPPTPRQSKLAAPHPPPRTRASPPKLRAPAAPQGSGTSQHQPTAAQSAAVPESAAFLPCSPSLSSSSSSLEDEEGEDAANLSASQKVKRSLRRRRSQASQPTSASDNNTVSSPAEDATSAALPGETRAPVEGDPDWRPEMAPRCANVVVTDVTTNLLTVTIKEFCQPAEAGSGPPSPSATSSSPPPPSQAELPSLPLPATPVAHPHGFLFGILAKMKFVVVLVAAGVLAFLGAVICIIASVYPRSTPATAQALSDNRSLSTESLLLSPGSLAHAGPLGALHGSESYDGLGLGMEVPTLNELRPGEVTGENRKQFTFSRLICTQIPVGDCKSKSLKQQADDPYADDEWNYLRTTAEELRQTVMQQNDQILMDQRTIGELTGKLSECEIGLEDTSVSERSVGVWAGNRRLMAGDDVSTSAAAQLQTARAVEELEKAILQLKDRIEKLEAEIGPAVQNHTDISTKAFVKAHGNPSWRVEDLEGELEKKMELLEKERKALRKETQGHHKEIDEGLNTLHNRIAELEQSLTDYNYPEGYKLSFPVRTNYMYGMVRKVVPEMYAFTVCMWLKPTDGGIGTPFSYAVPEQPNELVLLQGVHNPVELLINDKVAQLPLSLPEGTWQHICVSWTLRDGVWRAYQGGKLTGQGEGLAAWHPIRPGGVLILGQEQDTLGGRFDASQALVGELSKFNLWDRVLSPTEVSSLANCSGTAKLGNVSPWTDRDVDVFGGATKEAVDPCARGSGAQQ; encoded by the exons ATGGAGCTCTCTGCGGTTGGGGATCGTGTTTTCGCCGCGGAAGCCATCCTGAAACGTCGCGTCCGAAAA GGTCAGATTGAATACCTCGTGAAGTGGAAGGGATGGGCATTGAA GAATAGCACATGGGAACCAGAAGAAAATATTCTGGATGACAGACTCGTCACAGCTTTCGAGCAAAA AGAACGTCAACAGGAACTCTACGGGCCAAAGAAGCGTGGGCCTAAACCGAAAAATTTTGTTCTCAAG GCACGGGCCCATGCAGGAGAGACCTCATCCCGAGCCACTGACCCCCGCCTCATATCTCGCCGCTCTTCCTCTCGGCCTCCTTCTTCTCGGCCTCCTACCTCTCGGCCTCCTTCCTCCACGTCCACTGCTCTCGTGTCCGCTCCCGCCTCCTCATCCACGTCTTcgtcccctgctccctctcctaAGCTCAACTCATTGGCTGCCACCCATAAGCTAAAGAAGGACATCCGTCGCTGTCACCGCATGTCCCGCCGCCCGCTGCCCCGCCCTGACCCCCTGGCTCCCTCCAGCGGCTCCGGCTCCTTTCCCTCCCGGCCCCCCGTCTCCCCCTTCTCAGAGACGGTACGCATCCTGAACCGCAGGGTCAAGCCAAGAGAGGTCAAAAGAGGTCGCATCATTCTGAACCTGAAGGGTTCCTGCATGGACAAAGCAGGAGGCGGCGGGCCAGCCGCCAGGCGTGCTGCGATCCCCTCGCGTAACCGCATCATCGGCAAGAGGTTCGGCGACGTCCCCTACAGGCCGTTCCAGCCTCCCATGAAGATGACAGGCTTCCCCATGTACGGGAAGCCATACGGGATGCAGAGAATAGGTTCAGATTCTTTTCAGGCCAACGCTGGCATGGCGTCCAACACCGAGGCCAGCATAGGGGGCACCTCTGCCCCGGCCTCTGCCAGTACTCCCCACGCTGTGCCCCAGTACATGtcaccaccctccccctccagcTCCAGCGGCTCCGACAGCAGACCTCCAACACCTCGCCAGAGCAAACTGGCTGCACCTCACCCCCCGCCCAGGACTCGGGCCTCTCCTCCCAAACTGAGAGCCCCGGCCGCCCCTCAGGGGAGCGGGACCTCCCAGCATCAGCCCACGGCTGCCCAGAGCGCTGCCGTGCCCGAGTCGGCTGCCTTCCTCCCctgctccccttctctctcgtcctcttcctcctctctcgaggacgaggagggagaggatgctGCCAATCTCTCCGCGTCTCAGAAGGTGAAAAGAAGTCTCCGTCGCCGTCGTTCCCAAGCAAGCCAGCCCACCTCCGCCTCAGACAACAACACTGTGTCCTCGCCCGCCGAGGACGCCACCTCTGCCGCTCTTCCTGGGGAGACCAGGGCACCTGTGGAAGGGGACCCCGACTGGCGCCCCGAGATGGCCCCCCGTTGCGCCAACGTGGTGGTGACGGATGTGACCACAAACCTCCTCACGGTCACCATCAAAGAGTTCTGCCAGCCCGCTGAAGCAGGCTCTGgacctccctccccttctgccacctcctcctcacctcctcccccttctcaggCGGAGCTGCCCTCATTGCCCCTCCCAGCCACACCTGTGGCTCA TCCCCATG GATTTTTGTTTGGAATTTTGGCTAAGATGAAGTTCGTTGTTGTCCTGGTGGCTGCCGGGGTTCTGGCCTTTCTCGGCGCAGTCATTTGCATTATTGCCAGTGTTTACCCACGTTCGACGCCTGCTACAGCCCAAGCTCTATCTGACAACCGGTCTTTGTCGACAGAATCTCTCTTACTCTCGCCCGGATCTCTAGCGCATGCGGGTCCACTGGGAGCTCTCCACGGTTCTGAATCATACGACGGCCTGGGCCTCGGCATGGAGGTTCCTACACTGAACGAGCTTAGACCAGGAGAGGTGACTGGAGAAAATCGCAAACAATTTACCTTTAGTCGGCTTATTTGTACACAAATTCCGGTCGGAGATTGTAAATCGAAAAGCCTTAAACAACAAGCCGACGACCCTTACGCCGATGACGAGTGGAACTACCTCAGGACCACTGCTGAAGAGCTACGGCAAACCGTCATGCAGCAAAATGATCAGATCCTCATGGACCAGAGAACCATAGGGGAATTGACTGGGAAGCTGTCAGAATGCGAGATTGGACTGGAGGACACCAGCGTCTCTGAAAGGAGCGTGGGGGTCTGGGCGGGTAATCGCCGCTTGATGGCCGGGGATGACGTGAGCACATCGGCTGCAGCACAACTGCAAACCGCCAGGGCTGTGGAAGAACTGGAGAAAGCCATTCTCCAGCTTAAAGACCGCATTGAAAAGCTCGAG GCAGAAATAGGGCCAGCGGTCCAGAACCACACGGACATCAGCACAAAGGCTTTCGTGAAGGCCCATGGTAACCCGAGCTGGCGCGTGGAGGACCTGGagggggagctggagaagaagatggagctgctggagaaggagaggaaggccTTGCGAAAGGAGACCCAGGGCCACCACAAGGAGATCGACGAGGGACTGAACACACTCCACAACCGCATCGCCGAGCTGGAGCAGA GTCTTACAGACTACAACTACCCAGAGGGCTATAAACTCTCCTTCCCAGTACGGACCAACTATATGTATGGGATGGTCAGGAAGGTCGTCCCTGAGATGTACGCATTCACAGTCTGCATGTGGTTGAAGCCCACAGACGGTGGGATCGGCACCCCGTTCTCCTACGCAGTCCCGGAGCAGCCCAATGAGCTGGTCCTGCTCCAGGGGGTCCACAACCCTGTCGAGCTGCTCATCAACGACAAG GTGGCCCAGCTGCCCCTGTCCCTCCCTGAAGGTACCTGGCAGCACATCTGTGTCAGTTGGACGTTACGGGACGGGGTGTGGCGAGCCTACCAGGGGGGCAAGCTGACGGGCCAGGGTGAAGGTCTAGCTGCCTGGCATCCTATTCGACCTGGGGGTGTTCTCATCTTGGGCCAGGAGCAG GATACGCTTGGAGGCCGGTTTGATGCGTCTCAGGCGCTGGTCGGGGAGCTGTCCAAGTTCAACCTGTGGGACCGAGTGCTGTCCCCCACAGAGGTGTCCAGCTTGGCCAACTGCAGCGGTACAGCCAAGCTGGGAAATGTGTCCCCATGGACAGATCGAGACGTGGACGTGTTCGGAGGAGCCACCAAAGAGGCAGTGGATCCCTGCGCTCGTGGCTCTGGGGCTCAGCagtag
- the fam20cl gene encoding extracellular serine/threonine protein kinase FAM20C isoform X1 produces the protein MSRVSVHRDWGVIQSFHLAEKMMRWCVRRRARALCLVLACLSVLLHLFLVLLTLSVYQTPSEPQVQLPSKTIRALTDPTVTPPMDSHGKAPSGLRPPGVSIMDVGGDRNMAARTGEESSVPKQDGAVKTLSETVKMECVNTPDLQPLKPNLTKMEALFKHPLYNVPGPPLQDDDWLLRMKPKVKEQELESHQWLSASEEGYDAVHLNNDVDTHPPWLRFHMGITRWQLYDPRDPNLHLLEDQLASDKIVSALQKTGGTQLKLVMSFPNYGQALLKPMKQERNEETNYNLYYFSDFERHNAEIAAYHLDRVLGFRRVPPAVGRLVDMIKEIKETTTDGKLAKTFFNSAVGNTCFYGQCSYYCSTEHAVCGRPRALEVSMAAMLPDLSLAPRRSWRSPWRRSYSRSKLAQWEKEKDYCDTVKKTPPYDEGTRLVDVIDMAILDFLMSNLDRHHYETFEKFGNDTFLIHLDNGRAFGRFSKDEPSILAPLEQCCRVRRSTLMKLQLLALPQHRLSDVMRASLSKDPLTTVAPLLSEQHLAALDRRLARVLKAVADCQERYSNAIYNDITDYPG, from the exons ATGTCCAGAGTCTCAGTACACAGGGACTGGGGAGTCATTCAGTCATTTCATCTTGCAGAGAA GATGATGCGGTGGTGCGTGCGCCGCCGTGCCCGGGCCCTGTGTCTGGTGCTGGCCTGCCTGTCGGTGCTTCTTCACCTCTTCCTGGTGCTGCTCACCCTGTCTGTGTACCAGACTCCATCTGAGCCTCAGGTTCAGCTCCCCAGTAAGACCATCAGGGCCCTCACGGATCCTACTGTCACTCCACCCATGGACAGCCACGGGAAGGCCCCTTCTGGCCTGAGGCCTCCTGGCGTCTCCATCATGGATGTTGGTGGAGATCGCAACATGGCTGCCCGGACAGGTGAAGAGAGTTCAGTGCCAAAGCAGGATGGAGCTGTGAAGACCCTCAGTGAGACAGTCAAAATGGAATGTGTGAACACACCCGATCTTCAGCCGTTAAAGCCGAACCTCACTAAGATGGAGGCTCTCTTCAAGCATCCTCTGTACAACGTCCCTGGGCCGCCCCTCCAGGACGACGACTGGCTGCTCCGCATGAAGCCAAAGGTcaaggagcaggagctggagagtCATCAGTG GTTGAGTGCCAGTGAGGAGGGATACGATGCCGTCCACCTGAACAATGACGTGGACACCCACCCGCCCTGGCTGCGCTTCCACATGGGTATAACCCGCTGGCAGCTGTACGACCCCAGAGACCCCAACCTACATCTGCTGGAGGACCAGCTGGCTTCCGACAAGATAGTCAGCGCAT TGCAGAAGACGGGGGGCACCCAACTGAAGCTGGTGATGTCATTTCCTAATTATGGCCAAGCTCTCCTCAAGCCCATGAA ACAGGAACGCAACGAGGAGACAAATTACAATCTGTACTACTTCTCTGACTTTGAAAGACACAATGCTGAAATTGCTGCATATCATCTAGATCG GGTTTTGGGTTTCCGAAGAGTCCCACCTGCGGTTGGAAGGCTAGTTGATATGATTAAAGAAATCAAAGAAACAACCACTGATGGGAAACTGGCAAAAACCTTCTTCAACTCAGCTG TGGGTAACACGTGTTTCTATGGCCAGTGCTCGTACTACTGCTCCACTGAACATGCGGTGTGTGGCCGGCCCCGTGCCCTGGAGGTCTCCATGGCCGCTATGCTGCCTGACCTCTCCCTGGCTCCACGCCGGTCCTGGAGGAGCCCATGGAGGCGCTCTTACAGCCGCAGTAAACTTGCACA gtgggagaaagagaaagattacTGTGATACTGTGAAAAAGACTCCACCATACGACGAAGGCACACGGCTAGTAGATGTCATTGACATGGCCATACTGGACTTCCTCATGA GTAACCTGGACAGGCATCACTACGAAACATTTGAGAAGTTTGGGAATGACACCTTCCTCATACATTTAGACAATGGAAGAGC GTTTGGTCGTTTCTCTAAAGATGAACCCTCTATATTAGCACCCCTGGAGCAGTGTTGCAG GGTCCGGCGCTCCACTTTGATGAAGCTGCAGCTCCTGGCTTTACCTCAGCACCGTCTCAGTGATGTCATGCGGGCATCTCTGTCGAAGGACCCTTTAACGACTGTAGCTCCTCTTCTGTCTGAGCAACACCTTGCAGCCTTGGACCGCCGTTTAGCGAGAGTCCTCAAAGCTGTTGCCGATTGCCAGGAGCGATATAGCAATGCCATCTACAATGACATCACTGACTATCCTGGTTAA
- the fam20cl gene encoding extracellular serine/threonine protein kinase FAM20C isoform X2, with protein MMRWCVRRRARALCLVLACLSVLLHLFLVLLTLSVYQTPSEPQVQLPSKTIRALTDPTVTPPMDSHGKAPSGLRPPGVSIMDVGGDRNMAARTGEESSVPKQDGAVKTLSETVKMECVNTPDLQPLKPNLTKMEALFKHPLYNVPGPPLQDDDWLLRMKPKVKEQELESHQWLSASEEGYDAVHLNNDVDTHPPWLRFHMGITRWQLYDPRDPNLHLLEDQLASDKIVSALQKTGGTQLKLVMSFPNYGQALLKPMKQERNEETNYNLYYFSDFERHNAEIAAYHLDRVLGFRRVPPAVGRLVDMIKEIKETTTDGKLAKTFFNSAVGNTCFYGQCSYYCSTEHAVCGRPRALEVSMAAMLPDLSLAPRRSWRSPWRRSYSRSKLAQWEKEKDYCDTVKKTPPYDEGTRLVDVIDMAILDFLMSNLDRHHYETFEKFGNDTFLIHLDNGRAFGRFSKDEPSILAPLEQCCRVRRSTLMKLQLLALPQHRLSDVMRASLSKDPLTTVAPLLSEQHLAALDRRLARVLKAVADCQERYSNAIYNDITDYPG; from the exons ATGATGCGGTGGTGCGTGCGCCGCCGTGCCCGGGCCCTGTGTCTGGTGCTGGCCTGCCTGTCGGTGCTTCTTCACCTCTTCCTGGTGCTGCTCACCCTGTCTGTGTACCAGACTCCATCTGAGCCTCAGGTTCAGCTCCCCAGTAAGACCATCAGGGCCCTCACGGATCCTACTGTCACTCCACCCATGGACAGCCACGGGAAGGCCCCTTCTGGCCTGAGGCCTCCTGGCGTCTCCATCATGGATGTTGGTGGAGATCGCAACATGGCTGCCCGGACAGGTGAAGAGAGTTCAGTGCCAAAGCAGGATGGAGCTGTGAAGACCCTCAGTGAGACAGTCAAAATGGAATGTGTGAACACACCCGATCTTCAGCCGTTAAAGCCGAACCTCACTAAGATGGAGGCTCTCTTCAAGCATCCTCTGTACAACGTCCCTGGGCCGCCCCTCCAGGACGACGACTGGCTGCTCCGCATGAAGCCAAAGGTcaaggagcaggagctggagagtCATCAGTG GTTGAGTGCCAGTGAGGAGGGATACGATGCCGTCCACCTGAACAATGACGTGGACACCCACCCGCCCTGGCTGCGCTTCCACATGGGTATAACCCGCTGGCAGCTGTACGACCCCAGAGACCCCAACCTACATCTGCTGGAGGACCAGCTGGCTTCCGACAAGATAGTCAGCGCAT TGCAGAAGACGGGGGGCACCCAACTGAAGCTGGTGATGTCATTTCCTAATTATGGCCAAGCTCTCCTCAAGCCCATGAA ACAGGAACGCAACGAGGAGACAAATTACAATCTGTACTACTTCTCTGACTTTGAAAGACACAATGCTGAAATTGCTGCATATCATCTAGATCG GGTTTTGGGTTTCCGAAGAGTCCCACCTGCGGTTGGAAGGCTAGTTGATATGATTAAAGAAATCAAAGAAACAACCACTGATGGGAAACTGGCAAAAACCTTCTTCAACTCAGCTG TGGGTAACACGTGTTTCTATGGCCAGTGCTCGTACTACTGCTCCACTGAACATGCGGTGTGTGGCCGGCCCCGTGCCCTGGAGGTCTCCATGGCCGCTATGCTGCCTGACCTCTCCCTGGCTCCACGCCGGTCCTGGAGGAGCCCATGGAGGCGCTCTTACAGCCGCAGTAAACTTGCACA gtgggagaaagagaaagattacTGTGATACTGTGAAAAAGACTCCACCATACGACGAAGGCACACGGCTAGTAGATGTCATTGACATGGCCATACTGGACTTCCTCATGA GTAACCTGGACAGGCATCACTACGAAACATTTGAGAAGTTTGGGAATGACACCTTCCTCATACATTTAGACAATGGAAGAGC GTTTGGTCGTTTCTCTAAAGATGAACCCTCTATATTAGCACCCCTGGAGCAGTGTTGCAG GGTCCGGCGCTCCACTTTGATGAAGCTGCAGCTCCTGGCTTTACCTCAGCACCGTCTCAGTGATGTCATGCGGGCATCTCTGTCGAAGGACCCTTTAACGACTGTAGCTCCTCTTCTGTCTGAGCAACACCTTGCAGCCTTGGACCGCCGTTTAGCGAGAGTCCTCAAAGCTGTTGCCGATTGCCAGGAGCGATATAGCAATGCCATCTACAATGACATCACTGACTATCCTGGTTAA